ATGGGACGCATGGCGTCGTTCGACATCGAGTCGAGCGGCTTGGACCTCGAGCAGGACCGCATCGTCACCGCGTCCGTGATTCTCGTCGGTGGCGGGCAGGACACCGAGGAGCACG
The nucleotide sequence above comes from Streptomyces sp. TLI_235. Encoded proteins:
- a CDS encoding hypothetical protein (manually curated) — its product is MNAPWPMGRMASFDIESSGLDLEQDRIVTASVILVGGGQDTEEH